In a genomic window of Flavobacterium sp. KACC 22761:
- a CDS encoding AAA family ATPase, which produces MKISKLHIDQFRHLENLEFDFTYPEDFHIEEKRGKPLDKICFIGQSATGKTGLLELIKDQHTVVNNIIINGITFTYKKDIPKSTKTFASFDISDNILEVKNDKLNFNEKKFHYVDAGGTFSNLLNDHEKKHIYYFKANLISEKNIELFTKNPIDIFEKYPKLDNRYNIDNYFSKEEPIIFDDNIDDDLWLVFLKEILEYRKKFNQKMSELIHKGLLANAKKLSSEFDKWQKDNPNKVEIFAEKFNPLLEKLNLEVDKVNTEYTIPIINKRTEEIIPIQQTSTGTKGLLLSFLPLYKLDTKDSIILIDEPERSLYPDMQMELMDHYKNLAPEAQFIVATHSPFIAASFEPEERFILHFDNEGKVAVRRGISPIGDDPNDMLFNDFGVNYYNDDVQEKFKEYLELLDKVKSENNKELKKKYLLEASKLGNQYNFILDEKNKERLQ; this is translated from the coding sequence ATGAAAATTTCAAAATTACATATCGATCAGTTTAGACATTTAGAAAATCTAGAGTTTGATTTTACTTATCCTGAAGATTTCCATATTGAAGAAAAAAGAGGAAAACCATTAGATAAAATATGTTTCATTGGACAAAGTGCTACTGGAAAAACTGGTTTATTGGAATTAATTAAAGATCAGCATACAGTAGTAAATAACATTATTATTAATGGAATTACTTTCACTTATAAAAAAGATATTCCAAAATCAACAAAAACATTTGCTTCTTTTGATATAAGTGATAATATACTTGAAGTTAAAAATGATAAATTAAATTTCAATGAAAAAAAATTTCACTATGTTGATGCTGGTGGAACTTTTTCAAATTTATTAAATGATCACGAAAAAAAACATATCTACTATTTTAAAGCTAATTTAATTTCTGAGAAAAACATTGAACTTTTCACAAAAAATCCAATAGACATTTTTGAAAAATATCCCAAATTAGACAACAGATACAACATCGATAATTACTTTTCAAAGGAAGAACCTATCATTTTTGATGATAATATTGATGATGATTTATGGTTAGTTTTCTTAAAAGAAATTCTAGAATATAGAAAAAAATTTAATCAAAAAATGTCTGAACTTATTCATAAAGGATTACTTGCAAATGCTAAAAAATTAAGCTCAGAATTTGATAAATGGCAAAAAGACAACCCAAATAAGGTAGAAATTTTTGCAGAAAAATTCAATCCACTTTTAGAAAAGTTAAATTTAGAAGTTGATAAAGTTAATACTGAATACACAATACCTATAATCAATAAAAGAACCGAAGAAATAATTCCTATACAACAAACAAGTACCGGAACGAAAGGGCTTTTATTATCCTTTTTACCTCTCTACAAATTAGACACAAAAGATTCAATAATCCTAATTGACGAACCTGAACGATCTTTGTACCCAGATATGCAAATGGAACTAATGGATCACTATAAAAACCTTGCGCCAGAAGCACAATTTATTGTCGCTACACATTCTCCTTTTATCGCAGCTTCATTTGAACCAGAAGAAAGGTTTATTTTACATTTTGATAATGAAGGTAAGGTTGCTGTTCGCAGAGGTATTTCTCCGATTGGAGATGACCCAAATGATATGCTTTTTAATGATTTCGGTGTAAACTATTATAATGATGATGTACAAGAAAAGTTTAAAGAATATCTAGAATTATTAGATAAAGTAAAATCTGAAAACAATAAAGAGTTAAAGAAAAAATATCTTTTAGAAGCTTCTAAATTAGGCAATCAGTACAATTTTATTTTAGATGAAAAAAATAAAGAAAGACTCCAATAA
- the purE gene encoding 5-(carboxyamino)imidazole ribonucleotide mutase has translation MSKVAIIMGSISDMPVMQDAIDILKQFNVEVEVDIVSAHRTPEKLFDFSKNAHTRGISVIIAGAGGAAHLPGMVASMSPLPVIGVPVKSSNSIDGWDSVLSILQMPGGVPVATVALNGAKNAGILAAQIIGSHDKKVLDTIISYKEELKAAVNKAAESLK, from the coding sequence ATGAGCAAAGTAGCTATTATAATGGGAAGCATCTCAGACATGCCAGTAATGCAGGATGCAATCGACATATTAAAACAATTTAATGTAGAAGTTGAAGTAGATATCGTTTCGGCACACAGAACGCCGGAGAAATTATTCGATTTCAGTAAAAATGCACATACGCGCGGTATTTCGGTAATTATTGCCGGTGCGGGCGGTGCTGCACATTTACCGGGAATGGTAGCTTCAATGTCTCCGCTTCCTGTAATTGGAGTTCCGGTAAAATCAAGTAATTCTATTGATGGATGGGATTCAGTATTATCGATTTTGCAAATGCCGGGTGGTGTTCCTGTTGCAACTGTAGCTTTAAACGGAGCAAAAAATGCTGGAATTTTAGCCGCTCAAATCATCGGAAGCCACGACAAAAAAGTTTTAGATACTATTATTTCTTATAAAGAAGAATTGAAAGCGGCGGTTAATAAAGCGGCTGAAAGTCTCAAATAG
- the hpt gene encoding hypoxanthine phosphoribosyltransferase — translation MIQLHDKQFVPFISAKEIDFALTKLVAQVEDDFGDDTPIFIGVLNGAFMVVSDFLKKYKKPCEVSFIKMASYEGTETTNSVKELIGINQDLSGRTVVIIEDIVDTGNTIEELKHLFKAQNVKHFKVATLFFKPEAYKKDMKIDYIGIRIPNKFIVGYGLDYDGLGRNLTEVYKLAE, via the coding sequence ATGATACAACTTCACGATAAACAATTTGTTCCGTTTATTTCGGCTAAAGAAATTGATTTTGCTTTAACTAAATTAGTGGCTCAAGTAGAAGATGATTTTGGAGACGATACGCCAATTTTTATTGGAGTTTTGAACGGGGCCTTTATGGTTGTTTCCGATTTTTTGAAAAAGTATAAAAAACCGTGCGAGGTTTCATTCATCAAAATGGCTTCGTATGAAGGTACAGAAACTACAAATTCGGTTAAAGAATTAATCGGAATTAATCAGGATTTGTCAGGCAGAACTGTTGTCATTATTGAGGATATTGTCGATACCGGAAATACAATCGAAGAATTAAAGCATTTGTTTAAAGCGCAAAATGTAAAACATTTTAAAGTGGCGACATTGTTCTTTAAGCCTGAAGCGTATAAAAAAGACATGAAAATAGATTATATCGGAATCAGAATCCCGAATAAATTTATTGTCGGTTACGGATTAGACTACGACGGTTTAGGAAGAAACCTTACCGAAGTTTACAAATTAGCAGAATAA
- a CDS encoding M3 family metallopeptidase, with translation MSVLTQYFNTKHNTAPFSQIKIEDYVPAFQEGIALAKAEIDAIVNNPEAPTFENTIVAMDYSGDILDRLSSVFFNLNSAETNDEMQKIAQEVSPWLSEFGNDIRLNADLFAKVKAVYDQKESLNLNPEQTTLLDKKYKSFSRNGANLPEEKKNQLREIDKELSKLSLQFGENVLAETNNFELHLTDEKDLSGLPEGTIEAARLLAKNQEKEGWIFTLDHPSYVPFLTYADNRELRKKMAIAFGAKGFQKNEFNNEENVLKIAKLRHERANLLGYKTHAHFVLEERMAESPEKVFSFLNDLLAKAKPAAQKEFAELTAFAKELDGIEQLEKWDGAYYSEKLKQQLFNLDDEKLKPYFQLEKVLDGAFTVAKKLYGLTFTEVFDIDKYHEEVTTYEVKDANGNLVSIFYADFFPRKGKRNGAWMTSFKSQYVKDGVNERPHISNVCNFTKPTETKPSLLTFNEVTTLFHEFGHGLHGMLANTVYPSLSGTSVYWDFVELPSQIMENWCYEPEALALFANHYETGEIIPIEYVQKIKESASFQEGLATLRQLSFGLLDMAWHGQDPTNITDLKAFETEQFANTQLYPDVKENAMSTAFSHIFQGGYSSGYYSYKWAEVLDADAFEYFHENGIFNEEIAKKFKDNVLSKGGTEHPMTLYKRFRGQEPKPEALLKRAGLL, from the coding sequence ATGAGCGTTTTAACACAATACTTCAATACAAAACACAACACAGCGCCTTTTTCGCAGATAAAAATCGAAGATTATGTTCCGGCTTTTCAGGAAGGAATAGCTTTGGCGAAAGCCGAAATTGATGCAATTGTAAATAATCCGGAAGCGCCGACTTTTGAAAACACCATTGTAGCAATGGACTATTCGGGCGATATTTTGGATCGTCTTTCGAGTGTTTTCTTCAATCTGAATTCAGCTGAAACGAATGACGAAATGCAGAAAATTGCTCAGGAAGTTTCTCCTTGGCTTTCAGAATTCGGAAACGACATTCGTTTGAATGCGGATTTATTTGCGAAAGTAAAAGCGGTTTATGATCAAAAAGAAAGTTTGAACCTCAACCCGGAACAAACTACTTTATTGGATAAAAAATACAAAAGCTTTTCAAGAAACGGAGCTAATCTTCCAGAAGAAAAGAAAAACCAACTAAGAGAAATTGACAAAGAATTATCGAAATTGAGCTTGCAGTTTGGCGAAAATGTTTTGGCAGAAACCAATAATTTCGAATTGCATTTGACTGATGAAAAAGATTTATCAGGTTTACCAGAAGGCACAATCGAAGCGGCAAGATTATTAGCGAAAAATCAGGAAAAAGAAGGCTGGATTTTCACTTTAGATCATCCTAGTTATGTTCCGTTTTTGACTTATGCTGACAATCGCGAACTGCGTAAAAAAATGGCAATTGCTTTTGGTGCAAAAGGTTTCCAAAAGAACGAATTCAACAACGAAGAAAATGTTCTGAAAATTGCCAAACTTCGTCATGAAAGAGCCAATTTATTAGGTTATAAAACACACGCTCATTTTGTTTTGGAAGAAAGAATGGCCGAAAGTCCAGAAAAAGTTTTCTCTTTTCTGAATGATTTATTAGCAAAAGCAAAACCGGCAGCGCAAAAAGAGTTTGCTGAATTGACTGCTTTCGCGAAAGAACTGGACGGAATCGAACAGTTAGAAAAATGGGATGGTGCTTATTATTCTGAAAAATTAAAACAACAGCTTTTTAATTTAGATGATGAAAAACTGAAACCGTATTTTCAATTAGAAAAAGTTTTAGACGGAGCCTTTACAGTTGCCAAAAAATTATATGGTTTAACTTTTACTGAAGTTTTTGATATCGATAAATATCATGAAGAAGTTACAACTTACGAAGTAAAAGATGCAAACGGAAATTTAGTTTCAATTTTCTACGCTGATTTCTTCCCAAGAAAAGGAAAAAGAAACGGCGCATGGATGACTTCATTCAAATCGCAATATGTAAAAGACGGCGTGAACGAAAGACCGCACATTTCGAACGTTTGCAATTTTACAAAACCTACTGAAACAAAACCTTCATTATTGACTTTTAATGAAGTAACGACTTTATTTCACGAATTTGGTCACGGATTGCACGGAATGTTAGCAAACACAGTTTATCCGAGTTTATCAGGAACTTCTGTTTACTGGGATTTTGTAGAATTACCTAGTCAGATTATGGAAAACTGGTGTTATGAGCCGGAAGCTTTGGCTTTGTTTGCGAATCATTACGAAACGGGAGAAATCATTCCGATTGAGTATGTTCAAAAAATTAAAGAAAGTGCAAGTTTTCAGGAAGGATTAGCAACTTTACGCCAATTAAGTTTCGGATTATTAGATATGGCTTGGCACGGACAAGATCCAACTAATATTACAGACTTAAAAGCTTTCGAAACGGAACAATTTGCTAACACGCAATTATATCCTGATGTAAAAGAAAATGCGATGAGTACAGCGTTTTCTCATATTTTCCAAGGAGGATATTCTTCTGGATATTACAGCTACAAATGGGCAGAAGTTTTAGATGCTGATGCTTTTGAATATTTCCATGAAAATGGAATCTTTAATGAAGAGATTGCGAAAAAATTCAAAGACAATGTACTTTCTAAAGGAGGAACAGAACATCCGATGACTTTATACAAACGTTTTAGAGGGCAAGAACCAAAACCGGAAGCTTTGTTGAAAAGAGCGGGATTATTGTAA
- a CDS encoding TonB-dependent receptor, producing the protein MILKKYYFLFLIAIVFQKTFAQEQKSKLIDSVKTQKLNEVLISPLHINWDLQNSPASIGILSEKELLRNNTTDISNVINTIPGVFMQSSNITTTRISIRGIGARTPYGTNKIRAFYGTIPLTSGNSETVIDDIDLQNINQVEVIKGPLSSIYGEGLGGAILISPETFNKGNYQTEISSVFGSFGLLKNRIGFNLNEKSSSLNLSYHNLKTDGWRQNSAYNREGITLGGELFRKKNSKLTYFSNYTYLKAYIPSSINKTTFENNPQAGAPTWVASKGFKEYKSTLAGLAYDFKLNDHLQNSTSVFINYKDSNEPRPFDILRQYTFASGVRSQFSGDFKIGKINNQFIGGIEYFADNYSGNTFQNLYQQNNGNGSLQGDQLTATNQKRHFYNIFSQIRTLLSNRFEIQAGLNYNKTKFELQNDFPASANNPKEKYSYDGIFSPQLSFLFKPNEIRTFYFSASRGFSLPATEETLTATGNINSDIKPETGYNFELGSKLHLFSKKLYTEIAIYRMEIKDLLVAKRIGDDQYEGVNAGKTFHEGIEIALKHNWTINRIFNLNSYVGASIGNYEFKEFVDNGNDYSGNKLTGVPANTASAGFNLNTNSGFYFSADFQFTDKIPMNDSNANFSDSYSLLNLKTGYQFEILSGLKAHLDTGINNVTNEKYASMILTNATGIGTAQPRFYYPGLPINYYGIISLNYLF; encoded by the coding sequence ATGATTTTAAAAAAATATTATTTTCTCTTTCTTATCGCAATTGTGTTTCAAAAAACTTTTGCACAAGAACAGAAAAGCAAACTTATTGATTCCGTAAAAACCCAAAAACTAAACGAAGTTTTAATAAGTCCGCTTCACATTAATTGGGATTTGCAGAATAGTCCTGCTTCTATTGGCATTTTATCTGAAAAAGAATTACTTCGAAATAACACTACAGATATTAGCAATGTCATCAATACAATTCCGGGTGTTTTTATGCAGTCATCAAATATTACCACAACCCGAATTTCGATTCGCGGCATTGGCGCGAGAACTCCTTACGGAACTAATAAAATCAGAGCATTTTATGGAACTATTCCTCTGACTTCTGGAAACAGTGAAACCGTTATCGATGATATTGATCTTCAAAATATCAATCAAGTTGAAGTCATAAAAGGACCGCTTTCGAGTATTTACGGTGAGGGATTGGGCGGAGCGATTTTGATTTCGCCGGAAACATTTAATAAAGGAAATTATCAAACTGAAATCAGCTCTGTTTTTGGATCTTTTGGATTATTGAAAAACAGAATTGGTTTTAATTTGAATGAAAAAAGTTCGTCTTTAAATCTGAGTTATCACAATTTAAAAACCGATGGTTGGCGCCAGAATAGTGCTTACAATCGCGAAGGAATTACGCTTGGTGGAGAATTATTTAGAAAGAAAAACAGCAAACTGACGTACTTTTCAAATTATACTTATTTAAAAGCATATATTCCGAGTTCGATTAACAAAACCACTTTCGAAAATAATCCACAGGCTGGTGCGCCTACTTGGGTCGCTTCAAAAGGTTTTAAAGAATATAAATCTACTTTGGCAGGATTGGCTTATGATTTTAAATTAAACGATCATCTTCAAAATTCGACTTCTGTTTTCATCAATTATAAAGACAGCAACGAACCGCGTCCTTTTGACATTTTGCGTCAATATACTTTTGCTTCTGGCGTGAGAAGTCAGTTTTCAGGAGATTTTAAAATCGGAAAAATCAACAATCAATTTATAGGCGGAATTGAATATTTTGCAGACAATTACAGTGGCAATACTTTTCAAAATCTTTATCAGCAAAATAATGGTAATGGAAGTTTACAAGGCGATCAACTTACGGCAACCAATCAGAAAAGGCATTTTTACAACATTTTTTCGCAAATCAGAACTTTGCTTTCTAACCGTTTTGAAATTCAGGCAGGATTAAATTACAACAAAACTAAATTTGAATTGCAGAATGATTTTCCCGCTTCCGCGAATAATCCGAAGGAAAAATATAGTTATGACGGCATTTTTTCGCCACAGCTTTCTTTTTTGTTTAAGCCAAATGAAATACGAACTTTTTACTTTTCTGCAAGTCGAGGATTTTCTCTTCCCGCAACCGAAGAAACTTTAACTGCAACAGGAAACATCAATTCTGACATTAAACCCGAAACAGGCTATAATTTTGAATTAGGAAGCAAACTTCATCTTTTCAGCAAAAAATTATATACTGAAATCGCGATTTACCGAATGGAAATTAAAGATTTATTAGTTGCAAAAAGAATCGGAGATGATCAATATGAAGGTGTAAATGCTGGAAAAACTTTTCATGAAGGAATCGAAATTGCTTTAAAACACAATTGGACAATCAATCGAATTTTCAATCTGAATTCTTATGTTGGAGCTTCCATCGGAAATTATGAATTCAAAGAATTTGTCGATAACGGAAATGATTATTCCGGCAACAAATTAACCGGAGTTCCAGCCAATACTGCCAGCGCAGGTTTTAATTTGAATACGAATTCAGGTTTCTATTTTTCAGCCGATTTCCAATTCACAGATAAAATTCCGATGAACGATTCTAATGCCAATTTTTCAGATTCTTATTCTCTTTTGAATTTAAAAACGGGTTATCAATTTGAGATTTTATCGGGTTTAAAAGCACATTTGGATACAGGAATAAATAATGTCACAAATGAAAAATATGCTTCAATGATTTTGACCAATGCAACGGGAATTGGAACTGCGCAACCAAGATTTTATTATCCCGGCCTACCTATAAATTATTACGGAATTATCTCATTAAATTACTTATTTTAG
- a CDS encoding sorbosone dehydrogenase family protein has product MKTTIQIFSAFLILTACHGQVSKEEKEALSKQPANVVKTAIGNITLPPPYATESKTKNSKVLGWPEGKTPIAPEGFTVTKFADGFSNPRWSYIGPNNDIFVVESGTRTSKNQIIILRDNDKDGKYETREVFISGLNRPLGMLILKDFFYIANTDGLYRYPYKNAPLKLETQGTKIVELPAGGYNNHWTRSLLANPEGTKIYIGVGSGSNVGENGMDKEIRRAAILEINPDGTDEKIYADGLRNPMGMDWNPANTKELWTAVNERDELGDDLVPDYITSVKRGGFYGWPYSYFGSIPDPRLKGERKDLVKKAIVPDVPVGPHTASLGLAFYTKDAFPAKYKNGAFVGQHGSWNRSNISGYKVLFVPFKDGKPSGKPEDFLIGFISNDEKAEVYGRPVAVTVMNDGSLLVNDDSGNTLWKVTANK; this is encoded by the coding sequence ATGAAAACCACAATACAAATCTTTTCAGCTTTTTTGATCCTTACCGCATGTCACGGACAAGTTAGTAAAGAAGAAAAAGAAGCACTTTCAAAACAACCTGCAAATGTTGTAAAAACTGCTATTGGCAACATTACCTTGCCACCGCCATATGCAACAGAATCAAAAACAAAAAACAGTAAAGTTTTAGGCTGGCCAGAAGGAAAAACACCAATTGCGCCCGAAGGTTTTACGGTTACAAAATTTGCTGACGGTTTTAGCAATCCGCGTTGGAGTTATATCGGCCCAAACAATGACATTTTTGTTGTTGAAAGCGGCACAAGAACAAGCAAAAACCAAATTATCATTTTGCGTGACAATGATAAAGACGGAAAATATGAAACTCGCGAAGTTTTTATTTCTGGTTTAAACAGACCTTTAGGAATGCTGATCCTTAAAGACTTTTTTTATATTGCCAATACTGACGGTCTTTACCGTTATCCTTATAAAAATGCCCCTTTAAAATTAGAAACTCAGGGAACTAAAATTGTTGAACTTCCTGCTGGCGGATACAACAATCACTGGACAAGAAGTTTGCTCGCAAATCCTGAAGGAACAAAAATTTATATTGGGGTGGGTTCTGGAAGCAATGTTGGAGAAAACGGAATGGATAAAGAAATTCGCCGTGCAGCAATTTTAGAAATCAACCCTGATGGAACTGACGAAAAAATTTATGCTGACGGACTTAGAAATCCAATGGGAATGGATTGGAATCCGGCCAACACAAAAGAACTTTGGACTGCCGTAAATGAAAGGGATGAACTTGGCGACGACTTGGTTCCAGATTATATTACAAGTGTAAAAAGAGGCGGTTTTTACGGATGGCCGTATTCATATTTTGGAAGCATTCCTGATCCTAGATTGAAAGGCGAACGAAAAGATTTGGTCAAAAAAGCAATTGTTCCCGATGTTCCGGTTGGTCCGCACACTGCTTCTTTAGGATTAGCTTTTTATACAAAAGACGCTTTCCCTGCAAAATATAAAAATGGTGCTTTTGTAGGTCAGCATGGTTCTTGGAACCGTTCTAATATTTCAGGTTACAAAGTTTTATTTGTTCCTTTTAAAGATGGAAAACCTTCAGGAAAACCAGAAGACTTTTTAATCGGTTTTATTTCAAATGATGAAAAAGCAGAAGTTTATGGGCGTCCAGTTGCAGTAACTGTTATGAACGACGGATCGCTTTTGGTAAATGATGATAGTGGCAATACGCTTTGGAAGGTTACTGCCAATAAGTAA
- a CDS encoding 5-(carboxyamino)imidazole ribonucleotide synthase, which produces MNYFSSDFKLGILGGGQLGKMLLFDTRKFDIQTYVLDPSDEAPSKIACNKFFQGDLMDYETVYNFGKQVDVLTFEIELVNLEALTQLENEGLKIYPSPKTLKGIQNKGVQKEFYAKNNIPTAPFERFENLDKLKTAVTSSGVEMPFVWKCTEFGYDGNGVKIVRQASDLDTLPNVECIAETMVPFKNELAVIVVRNPSGEMKTYPVVEMEFHPEANQVEYVICPARIDDKVAEKARAIALQVSENFNHVGLLAVEMFQTQDDEILVNEVAPRPHNSGHYSIEASYTSQFENHLRAILDLPLGNTDSKVAGIMVNLVGAEGHSGNVVYENIETILGWNGVTPHIYGKKQTRPFRKMGHVTIVNEDMAEARRIAQEVKNTIKVISE; this is translated from the coding sequence ATGAATTATTTTTCTTCTGATTTTAAATTAGGAATATTAGGTGGCGGACAATTAGGTAAAATGCTTTTGTTCGACACTAGAAAATTTGACATACAAACTTACGTTCTAGATCCAAGCGACGAAGCGCCGAGTAAAATTGCCTGCAACAAGTTTTTTCAAGGCGATTTAATGGATTATGAGACAGTTTATAATTTCGGGAAACAAGTCGATGTTTTGACTTTCGAAATCGAATTGGTAAACCTTGAAGCTTTAACGCAATTGGAAAACGAAGGTTTAAAAATATATCCGTCTCCAAAAACCTTAAAAGGAATTCAGAATAAAGGTGTTCAAAAAGAATTTTACGCTAAAAATAATATCCCAACCGCACCTTTCGAAAGATTTGAAAATTTAGATAAATTAAAAACTGCTGTCACATCGAGCGGAGTCGAGATGCCGTTTGTGTGGAAATGCACCGAATTTGGTTATGACGGAAACGGAGTAAAAATAGTTCGTCAAGCATCAGATTTAGATACCTTGCCAAATGTAGAATGCATTGCCGAAACTATGGTTCCGTTCAAAAACGAATTGGCGGTAATTGTGGTTAGAAATCCATCGGGAGAAATGAAAACCTATCCGGTAGTCGAAATGGAATTTCACCCAGAAGCCAACCAAGTAGAATACGTAATCTGCCCAGCAAGAATTGACGATAAAGTAGCCGAAAAAGCCAGAGCAATTGCTTTGCAGGTTTCGGAGAATTTCAATCACGTTGGTCTTTTAGCCGTTGAAATGTTCCAGACTCAGGACGACGAAATTTTAGTAAACGAAGTTGCTCCTCGCCCACACAATTCTGGACATTATTCTATTGAAGCTAGTTATACTTCACAATTCGAGAATCATTTACGTGCTATTTTAGATCTTCCATTAGGAAACACAGACAGTAAAGTTGCCGGAATTATGGTAAATTTAGTTGGTGCCGAAGGTCATTCTGGAAACGTGGTTTATGAAAACATAGAAACCATTTTAGGATGGAATGGCGTTACACCACATATTTACGGAAAAAAACAAACGCGCCCGTTCAGAAAAATGGGTCACGTGACAATCGTAAATGAAGATATGGCTGAAGCTAGAAGAATTGCACAGGAAGTGAAGAATACGATTAAAGTTATTAGTGAATAG
- a CDS encoding type II toxin-antitoxin system RelE/ParE family toxin, whose translation MNVIWSTQAKQDFWNNIDYLEAEWSEKVAQNFIEKVNTTIALLKNDNVLFLKTNYKNVYKIVITKHISLYYRIETLI comes from the coding sequence ATGAATGTAATTTGGTCTACACAAGCTAAACAAGACTTTTGGAACAACATCGATTATTTGGAAGCCGAATGGTCTGAAAAAGTTGCTCAAAATTTCATTGAAAAAGTAAATACCACAATTGCGCTTTTAAAAAATGACAATGTTTTATTTCTCAAAACAAATTATAAAAACGTTTATAAAATTGTCATCACCAAACACATTTCACTTTATTACCGTATCGAAACACTAATTTAG